The following coding sequences lie in one Brevibacterium marinum genomic window:
- a CDS encoding MarR family transcriptional regulator, which produces MSPSRAPRLIFLLSGAERAVRRWIDARGNAYGMTAAKGGVLMYLRQNPAATMSELSSALRASLAGSSGLLARMESGGLVSRAPDVADQRITRVTLTERGARVAKETKAAINDLNAQLTDGFDEQELATVARWLDHASSVLNTEDSTEG; this is translated from the coding sequence GTGAGTCCGTCCCGTGCACCGCGCCTGATATTCCTCCTCAGCGGTGCCGAACGTGCCGTTCGCCGGTGGATCGACGCACGCGGCAACGCGTATGGGATGACAGCCGCGAAGGGCGGGGTACTCATGTACCTGAGGCAGAACCCCGCGGCGACGATGAGCGAGCTCTCGAGCGCACTGCGCGCCTCTCTAGCAGGCTCGAGTGGTCTGCTGGCGAGGATGGAATCAGGCGGTCTCGTGTCTCGTGCTCCTGATGTGGCCGATCAGCGCATCACTCGGGTCACTCTCACAGAGCGTGGAGCTCGGGTCGCCAAGGAGACGAAGGCCGCGATCAACGACCTCAACGCGCAGCTGACAGACGGTTTCGACGAGCAGGAACTCGCCACCGTCGCCCGGTGGCTCGACCACGCATCAAGCGTTCTCAACACAGAAGACTCCACCGAAGGTTGA
- the istB gene encoding IS21-like element helper ATPase IstB: MAIIHETPVLDAEVEALMRRLKMPYARTLAPELLATAKAQRWEPVEVVRALLVEESRGRSAAMLANRRKQAGFPTGKTFESWDEDVSSIPTPTQQALSTLEWVARKENLAVCGPAGTGKSFFLEALGHKIIDEGGRVSWLRLEDLGALIRAHRPDDAVTKTVERLLRADLVVVDDIGLLPVSEDAAEGLYRLVDAAYEKRSIAISSNLHPAAFDQLMPKTVATATVDRLLHHAHLVQTSGESIRLSQAVSGAGVVALN, from the coding sequence ATGGCGATCATTCATGAAACGCCCGTGTTGGATGCTGAGGTCGAGGCGCTGATGCGGCGGCTGAAAATGCCGTATGCGCGCACCCTGGCCCCGGAGCTGCTGGCCACGGCGAAAGCTCAACGGTGGGAGCCTGTCGAAGTGGTGCGGGCCCTTCTGGTTGAGGAGTCTCGTGGCCGGTCGGCGGCGATGCTGGCCAACCGGCGCAAACAGGCCGGTTTCCCCACGGGCAAGACGTTTGAATCCTGGGATGAGGACGTGTCATCGATTCCGACACCGACGCAGCAGGCACTGTCGACACTGGAGTGGGTGGCCCGGAAGGAGAACCTGGCGGTGTGTGGGCCGGCCGGGACGGGTAAATCGTTCTTCCTGGAAGCGCTGGGGCACAAGATCATTGATGAGGGCGGGCGAGTGTCCTGGCTGAGGTTGGAGGACTTGGGCGCGCTGATCCGTGCTCATCGTCCCGATGATGCGGTGACGAAGACCGTGGAGCGGTTGCTGCGAGCCGATCTGGTCGTCGTTGACGATATCGGGTTGCTGCCGGTCAGCGAGGATGCTGCCGAGGGGCTGTATCGGCTTGTCGATGCTGCTTATGAGAAACGCTCGATCGCGATCTCATCGAATCTACATCCGGCGGCATTTGACCAGCTGATGCCCAAGACCGTAGCCACAGCCACCGTCGATCGCCTCCTTCATCATGCTCACCTGGTTCAGACCAGTGGCGAATCGATTCGGTTGAGCCAGGCTGTTTCTGGTGCGGGGGTGGTCGCCTTGAACTGA
- the istA gene encoding IS21 family transposase encodes MKSDGEIMEILEAFDTTGSYRAAAELAGCSHHTVKAHVQARDRGRPVATPTRRERVTDAYMDKVIELVTRSGGRIRADKVHQRLVKLGYPGSERSTRRAVAEAKRTHEKAGRRVHRPWVAEPGLWLQYDYGDGPVVAGVKTVLFIAWLAFSRFRVVIPLRDKTLPSVFMALDRTFRLIGGIPTYVLTDNEKTVTTMHIAGVPVRNRDTVSFAKYYGATVLTCEPADPASKGGVERSVQIAKADLVPTATNLLHGYDSFAELEAACQAFMTEVNGKEHRVTKRRPIDLVDDERSVMHAVPGRAHTIAFGLSRKVPTNTPMVAFESGQYSVPHALMGSEVFVRVQGVADGEQIVIVAPGSDGFEEVARHGRARPGSPKINDRHFPTDATQKVPGVYAIRAKNQDEEEFLAIGHGAHEWLREAAAVGASRMRQKMTEAVALSRLHGGDVVDEALGTAAAYGRFATGDVASLLVNRVDAHARSADEESSLAQGTGGWQAMGNQRVSADGGEV; translated from the coding sequence ATGAAGTCTGACGGAGAAATCATGGAAATTCTAGAAGCGTTCGACACGACAGGGTCGTACCGGGCAGCCGCGGAACTGGCGGGATGCTCTCATCACACAGTCAAAGCCCACGTGCAGGCCCGTGACCGGGGCCGGCCCGTGGCAACACCAACCCGACGTGAGCGTGTCACCGATGCGTACATGGACAAGGTCATCGAACTCGTGACTCGTTCAGGAGGAAGAATCCGAGCCGATAAGGTCCACCAGCGACTGGTCAAGCTCGGCTACCCGGGGTCGGAGAGGTCGACGCGTCGGGCGGTCGCCGAAGCGAAACGCACCCATGAGAAGGCCGGGCGGCGGGTGCATCGGCCCTGGGTGGCAGAGCCCGGGCTATGGCTGCAATACGACTATGGTGACGGGCCTGTCGTCGCGGGAGTCAAGACGGTGTTATTCATCGCCTGGCTGGCGTTTTCGAGATTCCGAGTCGTGATCCCGTTGCGGGACAAGACGCTGCCATCGGTGTTCATGGCCCTGGACCGGACGTTTCGGCTCATCGGTGGCATCCCGACTTATGTCCTCACGGATAACGAGAAGACGGTCACGACGATGCACATCGCCGGGGTGCCGGTGCGCAATCGCGACACGGTTTCGTTCGCCAAGTACTACGGGGCCACGGTGCTTACGTGTGAACCGGCTGATCCCGCGTCGAAGGGCGGGGTCGAACGGTCAGTGCAGATCGCGAAGGCAGATCTGGTGCCCACAGCCACGAATCTCCTTCACGGCTACGATTCATTCGCCGAGCTCGAAGCCGCCTGCCAGGCATTCATGACCGAAGTCAATGGGAAAGAGCATCGGGTGACGAAGAGACGCCCGATCGATCTGGTCGATGATGAGCGGTCGGTGATGCATGCGGTGCCCGGGCGGGCACACACCATCGCGTTCGGCCTGTCGCGGAAAGTGCCGACCAATACGCCGATGGTGGCCTTCGAATCGGGCCAGTACTCGGTACCGCATGCGCTGATGGGCAGCGAGGTCTTCGTCCGGGTGCAGGGAGTCGCTGATGGTGAACAGATCGTCATCGTCGCACCAGGATCCGATGGGTTTGAGGAAGTGGCTCGCCACGGGCGAGCCCGGCCAGGATCGCCGAAGATCAATGACCGGCATTTCCCGACCGATGCCACCCAGAAAGTGCCGGGAGTCTACGCGATCAGGGCGAAGAATCAGGACGAAGAAGAGTTCCTGGCCATTGGGCATGGCGCGCATGAATGGTTGAGAGAGGCTGCCGCGGTTGGAGCATCGCGGATGCGGCAGAAGATGACAGAGGCGGTGGCGTTGTCCCGGTTGCACGGCGGTGACGTTGTCGACGAGGCGTTGGGCACTGCTGCCGCCTATGGACGATTCGCCACCGGTGATGTGGCATCACTGCTGGTCAACCGGGTCGATGCGCATGCCCGAAGTGCTGATGAAGAGTCCTCCCTGGCTCAGGGCACCGGCGGGTGGCAGGCGATGGGCAATCAGCGGGTCAGCGCCGATGGCGGGGAGGTGTGA
- a CDS encoding pentapeptide repeat-containing protein — translation MTTHSPRPPKITMGTPMTGYLGDIGPEEFLEGMEFSDLDPAEVDSAQTTFLDCALNRINFGLAEAPADFTGARLSGTTIADSRADTWSIPRANLVHTEITGTRVGAGIVHDSVWEKVRFENCRISYLNLRGAKLTDVEFRDCVIDEIDLDRAKANRVSFPGSTVGVFQCEDAMLGSVDLRGLQPHRISGIHSLRGATIDEMQLMLFAELFARELGITVE, via the coding sequence ATGACGACACATTCCCCACGCCCACCGAAGATCACCATGGGCACGCCGATGACCGGTTACCTCGGCGATATCGGGCCCGAAGAGTTCCTCGAAGGCATGGAGTTCTCCGACCTCGACCCCGCCGAGGTGGATTCCGCCCAGACCACGTTCCTCGACTGCGCCTTGAACCGGATCAATTTCGGCCTCGCCGAGGCACCTGCAGACTTCACCGGTGCGCGACTCTCGGGCACGACGATCGCGGATTCGAGAGCCGACACGTGGAGCATTCCCCGAGCCAACCTTGTTCACACGGAGATCACCGGAACCCGGGTCGGTGCGGGAATCGTCCACGACAGTGTGTGGGAGAAGGTGCGGTTCGAGAACTGCCGCATCTCGTACCTCAACCTGCGCGGAGCCAAACTCACCGACGTCGAATTCCGCGACTGCGTCATCGACGAGATCGACCTCGACCGTGCCAAAGCGAACAGGGTCTCGTTTCCCGGCTCCACGGTGGGAGTGTTCCAGTGCGAAGATGCGATGCTGGGCAGTGTGGACCTGCGCGGTCTGCAACCCCACCGGATCTCCGGTATCCATTCGCTGCGCGGTGCCACGATCGATGAGATGCAGCTGATGCTCTTCGCCGAACTCTTCGCCCGCGAACTCGGTATCACGGTGGAGTGA
- a CDS encoding homoserine dehydrogenase — protein MKTLRVAITGVGNVGSRIGGALEERAPEFARRFNADVRVVGVSASTEGLIDGSGISGERIAGRTDFVSGLTGQRFFDELEADVLIEAGPSNYVDGAPGLSHLEAALEGSMDVICVSKGALVVAGDDIYRRAAEAERQVRVSGAAASAMPTVDFLTYDLAGAQVTRFEALLTGTTTFVLDTMYRHGWDLDDAVAEAQESGIAEPQPEFDVDGWDTAAKLVVIARAVFNAGIPIESVPRQSVKNVNEEQIDCWKQHDIVPRLVGILELDDSDRVTASVQVKCYPKSHPFSLAEGSMKAVNVSTKRMGDYSLLGGASSLDATAAAAIKDLEHILTCRMSSSVQ, from the coding sequence GTGAAAACACTGCGAGTGGCCATCACCGGCGTCGGAAACGTGGGGTCCAGGATCGGCGGTGCCCTCGAGGAAAGAGCCCCGGAGTTTGCCCGTCGCTTCAATGCCGATGTGCGGGTGGTTGGGGTGAGCGCCAGCACAGAGGGACTGATCGATGGCAGCGGTATTTCCGGCGAACGGATTGCGGGACGCACTGACTTCGTATCCGGGCTGACCGGGCAGAGATTCTTCGACGAGCTCGAAGCGGACGTCTTGATCGAGGCAGGGCCGAGCAACTATGTCGATGGCGCTCCCGGACTGTCTCACCTCGAGGCGGCTCTTGAAGGGAGTATGGACGTGATCTGCGTGTCCAAGGGCGCTCTCGTCGTCGCCGGCGATGACATCTATCGTCGGGCCGCCGAGGCTGAGCGCCAGGTCCGAGTCAGTGGAGCTGCTGCCTCAGCGATGCCGACCGTCGACTTCCTCACGTATGACCTCGCAGGGGCCCAAGTCACGCGCTTCGAGGCTCTCCTGACCGGCACCACGACCTTCGTCCTCGACACCATGTATCGCCACGGGTGGGATCTGGATGACGCCGTCGCTGAGGCTCAGGAAAGCGGCATCGCAGAACCTCAGCCGGAATTCGACGTCGACGGCTGGGACACTGCCGCCAAACTCGTCGTCATAGCGCGTGCCGTATTCAACGCCGGCATTCCCATCGAATCGGTTCCGCGGCAATCGGTAAAGAATGTGAATGAAGAGCAGATTGATTGCTGGAAGCAGCACGATATCGTTCCACGCCTGGTCGGGATCCTCGAACTGGACGATTCGGACCGCGTCACCGCGAGTGTGCAGGTCAAGTGCTATCCGAAGAGCCACCCGTTCTCGCTGGCTGAAGGAAGCATGAAGGCTGTCAATGTCAGCACGAAACGGATGGGTGACTATTCGCTGCTCGGAGGAGCTTCATCTCTGGATGCCACTGCGGCTGCCGCGATCAAGGATCTTGAGCACATCCTGACCTGCCGGATGAGCTCCTCCGTTCAATAG
- a CDS encoding acetolactate synthase large subunit, with the protein MTTQRASDVMVRALENEGVERIFGIPGEENIDFVDSLRQSSIDLILTRHEQAAAFMAATYGRLTGKPGVCLTTLGPGALNLATGAAYAHLGGMPVIMITGQKGIRTSEQARFQIVNTVATMRPLTKVSQQITSARMIPTMIREAFRTARAERPGPVHLELPEDIAAMPVDRYELVQPHSMGRATASDDAVEAAAAVIRGAKRPLLMLGADAARSDCTDSLSKFVSRVRVPYFTTQMGKGSVSGSSDLYLGTAALTNRDYIHDAIEKADVIVTIGHDTTEKPPFTMDDDGPTVVHIGYRAAVVEQVYFPQVETVGDLGPSLERLAVELVGRVPNAGALLPMREGILAKIEENSDDERFIPQRIVTEVRKVMPVDGIVTLDNGMYKIWFARNYRTTRANTLLLDNALATMGAGLPSAIGAKLTHPDRRVMTVVGDGGFMMNSQEMETAVRLGLDLVVLILEDSSYGMIRWKQAVDGMPDYGLTFGNPEFVAYAESYGATGHRLENPDEMHEVLESAFTAGGVHVVVAPVDYSENERVLIDELSQRAHASLDER; encoded by the coding sequence ATGACGACTCAGCGAGCTTCCGATGTCATGGTCAGGGCCTTGGAGAACGAGGGAGTCGAACGCATCTTCGGCATCCCCGGCGAGGAGAACATCGACTTCGTCGATTCTCTGCGCCAATCGTCCATCGACCTGATCCTCACCCGCCACGAACAGGCTGCCGCCTTCATGGCCGCGACCTACGGGCGTCTGACCGGCAAACCAGGCGTGTGCCTGACGACGCTCGGGCCCGGTGCACTCAACCTGGCGACAGGGGCGGCCTATGCCCACCTCGGCGGGATGCCGGTCATCATGATCACCGGACAGAAGGGGATCCGCACCTCGGAGCAGGCGCGGTTCCAGATCGTCAACACCGTGGCCACGATGAGACCGCTGACGAAGGTCAGCCAGCAGATCACCTCGGCGAGGATGATCCCTACGATGATCAGGGAAGCCTTCCGCACCGCCCGGGCCGAACGGCCGGGACCCGTCCACCTCGAGCTTCCCGAAGACATCGCCGCTATGCCGGTCGACCGGTACGAACTCGTCCAGCCTCACAGCATGGGACGGGCAACGGCCAGCGACGATGCCGTCGAGGCCGCCGCTGCGGTGATCCGCGGTGCGAAGAGACCGCTGCTCATGCTCGGAGCAGACGCCGCGCGCTCGGACTGCACCGATTCCCTGTCGAAGTTCGTCTCCCGGGTGCGGGTCCCCTACTTCACCACCCAGATGGGCAAAGGATCCGTCTCCGGGTCCTCCGACCTGTACCTGGGAACAGCGGCACTGACGAACCGCGACTACATCCACGATGCGATCGAAAAGGCCGACGTCATCGTCACCATCGGTCACGACACGACCGAGAAGCCGCCGTTCACCATGGACGATGACGGACCCACTGTCGTCCACATCGGCTACCGGGCGGCCGTCGTCGAACAGGTCTACTTCCCACAGGTGGAGACCGTCGGCGATCTGGGGCCCAGCCTCGAACGCCTTGCCGTGGAACTGGTGGGTCGTGTGCCCAATGCAGGGGCACTGCTGCCGATGCGTGAAGGAATCCTCGCCAAGATCGAAGAGAACTCCGATGACGAACGGTTCATCCCGCAGCGCATCGTCACCGAGGTTCGCAAGGTCATGCCTGTGGACGGCATCGTCACCCTCGACAACGGTATGTACAAGATCTGGTTCGCCCGCAACTACCGCACCACCAGGGCCAACACCCTCCTGCTCGACAATGCGCTGGCGACCATGGGGGCCGGGCTCCCCTCGGCCATCGGCGCCAAGCTGACCCACCCGGACCGACGCGTGATGACGGTCGTCGGCGACGGCGGGTTCATGATGAACAGTCAGGAGATGGAGACGGCGGTGCGGCTGGGCCTCGACCTCGTCGTCCTCATCCTCGAAGACAGCTCCTACGGCATGATCCGATGGAAACAGGCTGTCGACGGCATGCCCGACTACGGACTGACCTTCGGCAACCCCGAGTTCGTCGCCTACGCCGAGTCGTACGGGGCGACCGGGCATCGGCTGGAGAACCCCGATGAGATGCACGAGGTGCTCGAGTCGGCGTTCACGGCCGGCGGCGTGCACGTGGTCGTGGCGCCCGTCGACTACTCCGAGAACGAGCGGGTGCTCATCGATGAGCTGAGTCAGCGGGCACATGCCTCGCTGGACGAACGGTAG
- the pheS gene encoding phenylalanine--tRNA ligase subunit alpha — protein MTDQLDPLDESAVKQAVDTALSAFAGAHTLEDLKAAKIEFTGDKSPLALANRAIGGLDKADKAAAGKIVGKSRGAVKKALDARQAELEAERDAAVLIEESIDVTLPTDRNRLGARHPLSLIQEQAADYFVGLGWEVAEGPEIESEWLNFDALNFGPDHPARQMQDTFFVDPADAGLVLRTHTSPVQSRSLLQRGVPLYVVCPGKTFRTDELDATHTPVFHQIEGIAIDKGLTMASLQGTLDGFAREMFGPESKTRLRPSFFPFTEPSAEMDFWFPNKVGGPGWIEWGGCGMVHPNVLRAAGIDPEVYQGFAFGMGIERTLMLREGINDMHDMVEGDVRFSARFGMKA, from the coding sequence ATGACTGACCAGCTCGACCCATTGGACGAGTCGGCCGTGAAGCAGGCCGTCGACACGGCATTATCAGCATTCGCGGGCGCTCACACTCTCGAGGACCTCAAGGCCGCGAAGATCGAGTTCACGGGCGACAAGTCCCCGCTGGCCCTGGCCAACCGTGCCATCGGCGGTCTCGACAAGGCCGACAAGGCAGCCGCGGGAAAGATCGTCGGCAAGTCCAGGGGAGCGGTCAAGAAGGCCCTCGACGCCCGTCAGGCCGAGCTCGAGGCAGAACGTGACGCCGCGGTGCTCATCGAAGAGTCCATCGACGTCACCCTGCCCACGGACCGGAACCGCCTCGGCGCTCGCCATCCTTTGAGCCTCATCCAGGAACAGGCCGCGGACTACTTCGTCGGCCTCGGCTGGGAGGTCGCAGAGGGCCCGGAGATCGAATCCGAGTGGCTGAACTTCGATGCCCTCAACTTCGGCCCCGACCACCCGGCCCGCCAGATGCAGGACACCTTCTTCGTCGACCCCGCCGACGCCGGCCTCGTCCTGCGCACCCATACCTCACCGGTCCAGTCCCGTTCGCTGCTGCAACGCGGTGTGCCCCTGTACGTGGTGTGCCCGGGCAAGACCTTCCGCACCGATGAGCTCGATGCCACCCATACTCCGGTCTTCCACCAGATCGAAGGCATCGCCATCGACAAGGGTCTGACCATGGCCAGCCTGCAGGGCACCCTCGACGGCTTCGCCCGCGAGATGTTCGGACCGGAGTCGAAGACCCGCCTGCGTCCCAGCTTCTTCCCGTTCACCGAACCGAGCGCGGAGATGGACTTCTGGTTCCCCAACAAGGTCGGCGGCCCCGGCTGGATCGAATGGGGCGGCTGCGGCATGGTCCACCCCAATGTGCTGCGTGCCGCCGGCATCGATCCCGAGGTCTACCAGGGCTTCGCCTTCGGCATGGGCATCGAGCGCACCCTGATGCTGCGCGAGGGAATCAACGATATGCATGACATGGTCGAGGGCGACGTGCGCTTCTCGGCTCGTTTCGGAATGAAGGCTTGA